A window of the Cellvibrio sp. pealriver genome harbors these coding sequences:
- a CDS encoding site-2 protease family protein, producing MQKSMQLLSFDYADRQIRVELTPGTGEEVVLVDATPVVNTRNFGPQNEYRFNLDGVGEARLAYRMDVAAALVTYEFWVDELQVLHATAPLVLPVVDEQVAPADSIATQEPAHTKPATSWLSIGLIAFKLLKAVQVFKVALLAASVAVYSVMFTLEFALALIGVLVFHEYGHLRAMKKCGLPTKGMYLIPFVGGIAVGDMPKTRWQDVYISMMGPVFGLIMTVVFYIVYLVTDSHFAGLVASTSALLNLFNLIPVYPLDGGRVVKALVFSGRNYLALVALLAISAVCFVLAWKLGFYFITFFIVLGVIDIVTGWKVGLAEDITPLKSYGIWFSVLWYLAVVAVFLGMIILIAQDGLPGSEIAIKVLAS from the coding sequence ATGCAAAAGAGCATGCAGTTGTTGTCGTTTGATTATGCCGATAGGCAAATACGTGTTGAATTAACACCGGGTACAGGTGAAGAAGTGGTGTTGGTTGATGCTACTCCGGTGGTTAACACGCGCAATTTTGGCCCACAAAACGAATACCGTTTTAATCTGGATGGCGTGGGTGAAGCGCGTTTGGCGTATCGTATGGATGTGGCGGCAGCGCTAGTGACCTATGAGTTTTGGGTGGATGAGTTGCAGGTATTGCACGCGACCGCGCCGTTGGTTTTGCCAGTAGTTGATGAGCAAGTGGCACCTGCAGACTCCATCGCAACACAAGAACCTGCACACACAAAACCTGCAACCTCGTGGTTATCTATTGGTTTGATTGCCTTCAAATTATTAAAAGCGGTGCAGGTGTTTAAGGTCGCTTTGCTTGCGGCATCGGTTGCTGTGTACAGCGTGATGTTCACCCTTGAGTTTGCGCTCGCGTTGATTGGGGTATTGGTGTTTCATGAGTATGGCCATTTGCGCGCGATGAAAAAATGCGGACTACCAACGAAAGGCATGTACTTGATTCCATTTGTGGGCGGCATTGCCGTCGGTGATATGCCCAAAACCCGCTGGCAGGATGTCTATATTTCCATGATGGGGCCGGTGTTCGGTTTAATCATGACCGTGGTGTTTTACATTGTGTATCTCGTTACCGACAGCCATTTTGCCGGTTTGGTTGCATCGACCAGTGCGTTGTTAAATTTATTTAATTTGATTCCTGTGTATCCACTCGATGGTGGGCGAGTAGTGAAAGCATTGGTGTTTTCCGGGCGTAACTACCTGGCATTGGTTGCGCTGCTTGCGATTTCTGCAGTGTGTTTTGTATTAGCGTGGAAATTGGGTTTTTATTTCATCACCTTTTTTATTGTGCTGGGTGTGATTGATATTGTTACAGGTTGGAAGGTGGGCTTGGCAGAAGATATTACACCGTTAAAATCCTACGGTATCTGGTTCTCGGTGTTATGGTATCTGGCAGTGGTAGCGGTGTTTTTAGGGATGATTATCCTGATCGCCCAAGATGGTTTGCCTGGCTCTGAAATTGCGATCAAAGTGTTAGCATCATAA
- a CDS encoding DUF3300 domain-containing protein: MNSRILHKPGKLALTISLLLPLLVGCTTSQAVDQPGYSASAAQTNFSEAQVDALLAPIALYPDTVLSHVLIASTYPLEVVEADRWARNNSRLKGDDAVSAVDGKDWDPSVKALVAFPDILKRMSDDLDWTQQLGDAFLADEEGVMDSIQKLRNRAYASGNLDKVEHVRVIREEKTIVIEPSVERVVYVPAYDTRVVYGNWWWPDYPPVYWHYPSSYVFVSGFYWGPRVYIGPSFYFSGCHWRDRRVVVIDRHHHHGHRFYDSRSVVRYSHAKHWHHNPVHRRGVAYYDNHTRERFHSPRESYRDSRDYRANLRNDFQGGERGRAIEPNRARDQRQGRDEQFQQRLQRNQAGQIQTTTNRDRAGQHQQWREQSRTEQPRAEQLRERMNSREGRQIDRTVSPRTQMQSPERAERIESPRAQRMERTTNTERDRTINQPRYERPQAEQRIERRETLRMERPERLERQERTERAERLERPERVERPERIERFQREERPSPRSNERSEVRGGRER; this comes from the coding sequence ATGAACAGCCGCATACTCCACAAGCCCGGTAAACTTGCATTGACCATCAGCCTTTTATTGCCGTTGTTGGTTGGCTGCACGACCAGCCAGGCGGTAGACCAACCGGGCTACAGTGCGAGTGCAGCGCAAACGAATTTCAGTGAAGCCCAAGTGGATGCACTGCTCGCCCCTATCGCCCTCTACCCGGATACCGTTTTATCCCATGTGCTTATCGCCTCTACTTACCCTCTGGAAGTAGTGGAAGCCGACCGCTGGGCGCGCAACAACAGCCGCTTGAAAGGGGATGATGCTGTCTCGGCCGTCGATGGGAAAGACTGGGACCCCAGCGTCAAGGCGCTGGTCGCCTTCCCTGACATTCTGAAACGTATGAGTGATGATCTGGATTGGACCCAGCAGTTGGGCGATGCTTTCCTCGCCGATGAAGAAGGCGTTATGGATAGCATCCAAAAACTGCGCAACCGCGCTTATGCCTCGGGTAACCTCGACAAAGTCGAGCATGTACGGGTGATACGCGAAGAAAAAACCATTGTGATTGAGCCATCGGTTGAGCGTGTTGTGTATGTGCCCGCCTACGATACCCGCGTGGTCTATGGCAACTGGTGGTGGCCGGATTACCCGCCCGTGTACTGGCATTACCCGAGCAGTTATGTGTTTGTGTCAGGGTTTTATTGGGGGCCTCGGGTATATATCGGCCCAAGCTTTTACTTCAGCGGCTGCCATTGGCGCGACCGCCGTGTTGTGGTGATTGATCGCCATCACCATCACGGCCACCGTTTTTACGATAGCCGCAGCGTTGTGCGCTACAGCCACGCCAAACACTGGCATCACAATCCGGTTCACAGACGCGGTGTTGCCTACTACGACAACCACACCCGTGAACGCTTCCATAGCCCGCGCGAAAGCTATCGCGACTCGCGTGATTATCGCGCCAACCTGCGCAACGATTTTCAGGGCGGTGAGCGCGGACGTGCAATCGAACCCAACCGTGCACGCGACCAACGTCAGGGGCGCGACGAACAATTCCAGCAACGCCTGCAGCGCAATCAAGCGGGGCAAATACAAACGACAACCAACCGCGACCGTGCTGGGCAACATCAACAGTGGCGCGAGCAATCCCGGACAGAGCAACCCCGTGCAGAGCAGCTGCGTGAGCGGATGAACAGCCGTGAAGGTCGCCAGATTGACCGGACGGTATCACCTCGTACCCAGATGCAATCGCCGGAGCGCGCTGAGCGGATTGAAAGTCCAAGAGCCCAAAGAATGGAGCGCACCACCAACACTGAGCGAGATCGCACTATCAATCAACCTCGCTACGAGCGCCCGCAAGCAGAGCAAAGAATTGAGCGGCGCGAGACATTGCGCATGGAACGCCCTGAACGGCTGGAAAGACAGGAACGAACAGAGAGAGCGGAACGACTAGAAAGACCGGAACGAGTAGAAAGGCCAGAGCGTATCGAGCGTTTTCAACGGGAAGAGCGCCCCAGCCCACGCAGCAATGAGCGCAGCGAAGTACGCGGTGGCCGCGAACGCTAA
- a CDS encoding S1 RNA-binding domain-containing protein, giving the protein MLQIGRINRLTIIKHTDFGIFLDGGKFGNILLPKRHVTDDMKIGLPLDVFIYLDSDDCIIATTLTPKAMVGECAFLEVKEVNNVGAFLDWGLPKDLLVPYGEQHKPMEAGRSYVVCIYLDEYTGRITASSRLSRHLEERASGLRAQQAVDLLICGRSDMGYKAVINHTHLGLVFRDEAFRTLLYGEKVKGYIKSIRPDRKIDLSLQAQARDSKDDLAEKILADLQRRGGTSYLTDKSEPEEIYKAFNVSKGNYKNALSLLYKQRKILITKEKITLVQ; this is encoded by the coding sequence ATGTTACAAATCGGTAGAATCAACCGCTTAACCATCATCAAACATACTGACTTCGGCATTTTTCTTGATGGTGGCAAGTTTGGCAACATTTTATTACCCAAACGCCATGTCACCGACGACATGAAAATCGGTTTACCGCTGGATGTTTTTATTTATCTGGATTCCGATGATTGCATTATCGCCACCACACTCACGCCCAAAGCCATGGTCGGTGAATGTGCATTTTTAGAAGTCAAAGAGGTCAATAACGTCGGTGCATTTCTCGATTGGGGCTTACCCAAAGATTTGCTCGTACCCTATGGCGAACAACACAAACCTATGGAAGCTGGCCGCTCTTACGTGGTGTGTATTTATCTGGATGAATACACCGGCCGCATTACTGCATCATCACGCCTGAGCCGCCACCTTGAAGAACGCGCAAGCGGCCTGCGTGCGCAACAAGCTGTTGATTTATTAATTTGTGGCCGCAGCGATATGGGCTACAAAGCCGTTATTAACCACACACACCTGGGTTTGGTTTTCCGCGATGAAGCATTCCGCACACTGCTCTACGGTGAAAAAGTAAAAGGTTATATCAAAAGCATCCGTCCCGACCGCAAAATTGATTTGAGCTTGCAAGCGCAGGCACGCGACAGTAAAGATGATTTAGCAGAAAAAATTCTCGCCGATTTACAACGCCGCGGCGGCACATCTTACCTGACAGACAAAAGCGAGCCAGAAGAGATCTATAAAGCGTTTAATGTTAGTAAAGGCAATTACAAAAATGCACTGAGCTTACTTTACAAGCAACGTAAAATTTTAATCACCAAAGAAAA